The Microbacterium limosum genome contains a region encoding:
- a CDS encoding 2-hydroxyacid dehydrogenase — protein MTHVVVSVPTEQLAEDLTPPPEGVEVIVWDLSTPAPRPVIDIVVPPYLGGGRRLPMLETVETRLVQGQSIGYEGMKERLPEGTLFANAASVHETSTAELAVALTLAAQRGIPHFVHSQISESWTTAFTPSLADRRVLLLGYGGVGKAVAARLQGFEVEIVPVASRAREEDGVVVHGVSELPELLPGADILITTLPGGESTRHIIDDEVLSALPDGALVVNVGRGPLIDTDALVRHVEHGRIRAALDVTDPEPLPPGHPLWRLPGVLVSPHVGGASDAMRPRIARLVRTQAERMVRGEPALNVVLDGTR, from the coding sequence ATGACCCACGTCGTCGTGTCCGTGCCCACCGAGCAGCTCGCCGAAGACCTGACACCCCCGCCGGAGGGCGTCGAGGTGATCGTGTGGGACCTCTCCACCCCCGCGCCCCGGCCGGTCATCGACATCGTGGTCCCGCCCTACCTCGGGGGCGGCAGGCGGCTGCCGATGCTCGAGACCGTGGAGACGCGCCTCGTCCAGGGGCAGTCGATCGGCTACGAGGGGATGAAGGAGCGCCTGCCGGAGGGCACGCTGTTCGCCAACGCCGCGAGCGTGCACGAGACGTCCACGGCGGAGCTCGCCGTCGCCCTGACGCTGGCGGCCCAGCGCGGCATCCCGCATTTCGTGCACTCGCAGATCAGCGAGAGCTGGACGACCGCCTTCACCCCGAGCCTCGCCGATCGCCGCGTGCTGCTGCTGGGGTACGGCGGGGTCGGCAAGGCGGTGGCCGCCCGCCTGCAGGGGTTCGAGGTGGAGATCGTCCCCGTCGCCTCCCGCGCCCGCGAGGAGGACGGGGTGGTCGTGCACGGCGTCTCGGAGCTCCCCGAGCTGCTGCCGGGCGCCGACATCCTGATCACGACGCTGCCGGGCGGGGAGAGCACCCGTCACATCATCGACGACGAGGTGCTCTCGGCCCTTCCCGACGGCGCGCTCGTCGTCAACGTCGGCCGCGGGCCGCTCATCGACACCGACGCGCTGGTGCGCCACGTGGAGCATGGTCGCATCCGCGCCGCGCTGGACGTGACCGATCCCGAGCCCCTGCCGCCGGGCCACCCGCTCTGGCGCCTGCCCGGAGTGCTCGTCTCCCCGCACGTGGGCGGCGCCTCCGACGCGATGCGGCCGCGCATCGCGCGACTCGTGCGCACGCAGGCCGAGCGCATGGTGAGGGGCGAGCCCGCGCTCAACGTCGTGCTCGACGGCACGCGGTAG
- a CDS encoding DUF1761 domain-containing protein → MIPEINYWAVLIATASSMVVGSIWYTPKVFGTRWARLAKVDMDRPGASAVLPIVVTVIVSFVTAWVLAGAVAIAWHFYGGSFLVSALVTGLLLWAGFTAARFITHDAFEGRPGALTVMNVAHELVTIVVMALIIGVWPPAGTV, encoded by the coding sequence ATGATTCCCGAGATCAACTACTGGGCCGTGCTCATCGCCACGGCATCGAGCATGGTCGTCGGCTCGATCTGGTACACGCCGAAGGTGTTCGGCACGAGGTGGGCGCGGCTCGCGAAGGTCGACATGGACCGGCCCGGCGCGTCCGCCGTGCTGCCGATCGTCGTGACGGTGATCGTGAGCTTCGTCACCGCCTGGGTGCTCGCGGGGGCCGTGGCCATCGCCTGGCACTTCTACGGCGGATCGTTCCTCGTGTCGGCGCTCGTGACGGGGCTCCTGCTCTGGGCCGGCTTCACCGCGGCGCGGTTCATCACCCACGACGCGTTCGAGGGTCGCCCGGGCGCGCTCACGGTGATGAACGTCGCGCACGAACTGGTGACGATCGTCGTAATGGCGCTCATCATCGGCGTGTGGCCCCCGGCCGGGACCGTCTGA
- the purQ gene encoding phosphoribosylformylglycinamidine synthase subunit PurQ, whose protein sequence is MTTRIGVITFPGSLDDADARRAVSLAGAEPVALWHADHDLQGVDAIVLPGGFSYGDYLRAGAIAAHSPIMTEVKDAAASGMPVLGICNGFQMLVEAHLLPGGLIRNAHQQFIRRDQRLRVESADTAWTNGFADGQEIVIPLKNGDGGYIADDDTLDRIEGEGLVAFRYLGVNPNGSLRDIAGLRNERGNVVGLMPHPEHAVEPGFGPDTRAAMRSGTDGRVFFESAVAALVGAAA, encoded by the coding sequence GTGACGACGCGCATCGGGGTCATCACCTTCCCCGGCTCGCTCGACGACGCCGACGCGCGCCGAGCCGTCTCGCTCGCCGGCGCGGAGCCGGTCGCGCTCTGGCACGCCGACCACGACCTGCAGGGCGTCGACGCCATCGTGCTCCCCGGCGGATTCAGCTACGGCGACTACCTGCGCGCGGGCGCGATCGCCGCGCACTCGCCGATCATGACCGAGGTGAAGGATGCCGCGGCATCCGGGATGCCGGTGCTCGGCATCTGCAACGGATTCCAGATGCTCGTCGAGGCGCACCTGCTGCCCGGCGGGCTGATCAGAAACGCCCACCAGCAGTTCATCCGGCGCGACCAGCGGCTGCGCGTCGAGAGCGCCGACACCGCGTGGACCAACGGCTTCGCGGACGGCCAGGAGATCGTCATCCCGCTGAAGAACGGGGACGGCGGCTACATCGCCGACGACGACACCCTCGATCGGATCGAGGGCGAGGGTCTCGTGGCGTTCCGGTATCTGGGCGTCAACCCCAACGGATCGCTGCGCGACATCGCCGGCCTGCGCAACGAGCGCGGAAACGTCGTGGGCCTCATGCCTCACCCCGAGCACGCGGTCGAGCCCGGCTTCGGCCCCGACACCCGCGCCGCGATGCGATCGGGTACCGACGGCCGGGTCTTCTTCGAAAGCGCCGTCGCGGCCCTCGTGGGCGCCGCCGCCTGA
- the purS gene encoding phosphoribosylformylglycinamidine synthase subunit PurS, producing MPTIVVDVMPKAELLDPQGKAVTGALSRLGVEDFSAVRIGKRFELSVEGEVTDAVLAKAREVADDILSNSVIEDVVNIEVVA from the coding sequence ATGCCCACCATCGTCGTCGACGTCATGCCCAAGGCCGAGCTGCTGGACCCGCAGGGGAAGGCCGTCACCGGAGCCCTCTCCCGCCTGGGGGTCGAGGATTTCAGCGCCGTCCGCATCGGGAAGCGCTTCGAGCTCTCCGTCGAGGGCGAGGTCACCGACGCCGTGCTCGCCAAGGCACGCGAGGTCGCCGACGACATCCTCTCGAACTCGGTCATCGAGGATGTCGTGAACATCGAGGTGGTCGCGTGA
- a CDS encoding GH1 family beta-glucosidase, which produces MSVSETRPFPTDFLFGAATAAYQIEGAAFEDGRTASIWDAFARVPGAVINADNGDVACDHYHRYRDDVALMQRLGLQTYRFSTSWSRVRPDGGAVNPAGLDFYKRLVDELREADIIPWLTLYHWDMPQALEEKGGWTSRETADRFAEYALSVHDALGDRVDIWTTLNEPWCSSFLGYTAGVHAPGRQSVTDGVLAAHHLLLGHGTVVRELRARDAELELGITLNLTVAEPVDPADPADVDAARRIDGQFNRWFLDPIFRGEYPGDILGDLVTVDAAARAALDAAILPGDLETIATPIDSLGVNYYHGEFVGGHEAPNPPRPGEAPTDREGRSPFPSHEGIFWHERGLPRTSMNWEVQPEGLTILLERVWEEYARPAGTTLYVTENGAAYDDVVTMSESGPRVHDEERREFVRMHLGAVLDAIAAGVDVRGYFYWSLLDNYEWAWGYEKRFGIVRVDYDTQERTVKDSGLEYGRIIAARALDPESAARR; this is translated from the coding sequence ATGAGCGTGTCCGAAACACGTCCATTCCCGACCGACTTCCTGTTCGGCGCGGCCACCGCCGCCTACCAGATCGAGGGAGCGGCCTTCGAGGACGGGCGGACGGCATCCATCTGGGACGCTTTCGCGCGCGTTCCCGGAGCCGTCATCAACGCCGACAACGGCGACGTCGCCTGCGACCACTACCACCGGTACCGCGACGACGTCGCGCTGATGCAGCGCTTGGGTCTGCAGACGTACCGGTTCTCGACGTCGTGGTCGCGCGTGCGTCCCGACGGCGGCGCGGTGAACCCGGCGGGCCTGGACTTCTACAAGCGTCTGGTCGACGAGCTGCGCGAGGCGGACATCATCCCGTGGCTGACGCTGTACCACTGGGACATGCCCCAGGCCCTCGAGGAGAAGGGCGGCTGGACCTCGCGGGAGACCGCCGACCGGTTCGCGGAGTACGCGCTCTCGGTGCACGACGCGCTGGGCGATCGCGTCGACATCTGGACCACGCTCAACGAGCCGTGGTGCTCGTCCTTCCTCGGATACACCGCGGGGGTGCACGCGCCGGGGCGGCAGAGCGTCACCGACGGGGTCCTCGCCGCGCATCACCTCCTGCTCGGGCACGGCACGGTGGTGCGAGAGCTGCGCGCCCGCGACGCGGAGCTCGAGCTCGGCATCACGCTCAACCTGACGGTCGCCGAGCCGGTGGATCCGGCCGATCCCGCCGACGTCGACGCCGCCCGGCGCATCGACGGGCAGTTCAACCGATGGTTCCTCGACCCGATCTTCCGCGGGGAGTATCCGGGCGACATCCTCGGCGATCTCGTCACCGTGGATGCCGCGGCCCGCGCCGCCCTCGACGCAGCCATCCTTCCGGGCGACCTCGAAACGATCGCGACGCCCATCGACTCCCTCGGCGTGAACTACTACCACGGCGAGTTCGTCGGAGGCCACGAGGCCCCGAACCCCCCGAGGCCCGGGGAGGCCCCCACGGACCGCGAGGGAAGGTCTCCGTTCCCTTCGCACGAGGGCATCTTCTGGCACGAGCGGGGCCTGCCGCGCACGTCGATGAACTGGGAGGTGCAGCCCGAGGGCCTCACGATCCTGCTCGAACGGGTGTGGGAGGAGTATGCGCGACCGGCAGGCACGACGCTGTACGTGACCGAGAACGGGGCGGCGTACGACGATGTCGTCACGATGTCGGAGTCCGGCCCCCGCGTGCACGATGAAGAGCGCCGCGAGTTCGTCCGCATGCACCTGGGGGCCGTCCTCGACGCGATCGCCGCCGGTGTCGACGTGCGCGGATACTTCTACTGGTCGCTGCTCGACAATTATGAGTGGGCCTGGGGGTACGAGAAGCGGTTCGGCATCGTGCGGGTGGACTACGACACCCAGGAGCGCACCGTGAAGGACAGCGGCCTGGAGTATGGTCGCATCATCGCCGCGCGTGCCCTCGACCCGGAGTCGGCCGCGCGACGCTGA
- a CDS encoding substrate-binding domain-containing protein, which translates to MMARAAIRVLTTEGIRVPEDVAIVGYDDTPVATDREPQLTTIRQPLERMGETMASLLIQVIAGTAPAERALIMPTELVVRETT; encoded by the coding sequence ATGATGGCGCGCGCCGCGATCCGCGTGCTCACCACCGAGGGTATCCGGGTGCCCGAGGACGTCGCGATCGTCGGCTACGACGACACTCCGGTCGCGACCGATCGCGAGCCCCAGCTGACGACGATCCGTCAGCCGCTCGAGCGGATGGGCGAGACGATGGCGTCGTTGCTGATCCAGGTGATCGCGGGCACGGCACCGGCGGAGCGGGCGCTGATCATGCCCACCGAGCTCGTGGTGCGCGAGACGACCTGA
- a CDS encoding VOC family protein, giving the protein MGAVTLDVADLDAMTRFYRDVITLTVIDAQGDTVALGRDGRVIVVLRHSPHLRAAAPRSAGLFHTAILFESQADLAAALYSVATRAPHTFTGSADHLVSQAFYLTDPEGNGIELYWDRDRTTWSWTHGQIEMATLHLDPAAFLREHLSEDAASGSSPASVGHVHLSVGDIATAHAFYVGRLGFDQTAALGGQALFVSAGGYHHHMAMNVWNSRGAGPRMPALGLGRIDLTLPDDDALGGLGERLAHFGTAVQDDGRTLSFEDPWGNALLATSPGRG; this is encoded by the coding sequence ATGGGTGCCGTCACGCTCGACGTCGCCGACCTCGACGCCATGACGCGGTTCTACCGCGACGTGATCACGCTCACCGTGATCGACGCCCAGGGTGACACCGTCGCGCTCGGCCGCGACGGCCGGGTCATCGTGGTGCTCCGGCACAGCCCCCACCTGCGCGCCGCCGCGCCGCGGTCGGCCGGGCTGTTCCACACCGCGATCCTCTTCGAGAGCCAGGCCGACCTCGCCGCGGCCCTGTACTCCGTCGCGACCCGGGCGCCCCACACGTTCACCGGCAGCGCCGACCACCTCGTGAGCCAGGCGTTCTACCTCACCGACCCGGAGGGGAACGGGATCGAGCTCTACTGGGATCGCGACCGGACGACGTGGTCGTGGACCCACGGGCAGATCGAGATGGCGACGCTGCATCTCGACCCGGCCGCCTTCCTCCGCGAGCACTTGAGCGAGGATGCCGCGAGCGGCTCGTCGCCGGCATCCGTCGGCCACGTGCACCTGTCCGTCGGCGACATCGCCACCGCCCACGCGTTCTACGTGGGCCGGCTCGGGTTCGACCAGACGGCCGCCCTCGGCGGCCAGGCGCTGTTCGTCAGTGCCGGCGGCTACCACCACCACATGGCGATGAACGTGTGGAACTCCCGGGGCGCGGGGCCCCGCATGCCGGCGCTCGGGCTCGGCCGCATCGATCTCACGCTCCCCGACGACGACGCCCTGGGCGGTCTGGGCGAGCGCCTGGCCCACTTCGGCACGGCCGTGCAGGATGACGGACGCACACTGTCGTTCGAGGACCCCTGGGGGAACGCGCTCCTGGCGACCTCCCCCGGCCGCGGCTGA